The following coding sequences lie in one Silene latifolia isolate original U9 population chromosome 5, ASM4854445v1, whole genome shotgun sequence genomic window:
- the LOC141655210 gene encoding uncharacterized protein LOC141655210, with translation MMEKSNFKLVSDQEMDIAISGTYCVNLPIIVDEAKLDSLLLRRYFAKNPRDDLPDFADQYIIFRRGFGMDQMTEYFFTWKTKLYVHEIRYYVHEIRFYMH, from the exons ATGATGGAGAAGAGCAATTTCAAGTTAGTATCTGATCAGGAGATGGACATAGCTATATCTGGGACATATTGTGTAAATCTCCCTATCATAGTTGATGAAGCTAAG CTTGACTCACTGCTTCTAAGACGATATTTCGCTAAGAATCCTCGCGATGACCTTCCGGACTTTGCTGATCAG TACATAATCTTTCGTCGGGGTTTTGGAATGGATCAAATGACAGAATACTTTTTCACCTGGAAAACTaagttatatgtgcatgaaataaggtactatgtgcatgaaataaggttctatatgcattAA